DNA from Halomonas sp. GFAJ-1:
GCATCTGACCATAGCCCAGTGGCATCTGCTTGGAAGTGGCGCGCTGGCCACTGACCAAACTTTTTAGCAGTCCACCCCAACCTTGGTCATCTAGCTGGCCAATGGAGTTGCCGGCATATACCGCAATATGGTCGGGGTTTAGCTGCTGGCGTAGGTCTTCCCACGATAGCCCGCTGGCGCCTAGGCAGTCGCTGGCGCCAAATACGGCCATCGATAGCCCACGAGGGTGGTGCACGCTGCGGTAAAGGCTTGCGGGATCAAAGCCACTGGGCAGTTGCGCGGCGGCGCGTACTTTGGGCTCATGGGCATCGGGCAGCAGTACGTCAAGCGTTCCTGCGGGCACGGTCACTTCGACTTCCCGAGCATCAATATCCGTTATTTGCCAGTGGGCAGGTAGGTTTTCGGGAAGCTGACGTCGGCGCAGCGTGAAGCGCAGCGGCTCTGCTAGCACCATGCTTGCCGGGCGGTTGGCAGGTAAGCCGGGTGCGAGAAAGCGCGGGTCTTCATTGCGGCGGATCAGGGTGTGGTTAAGCACCTGCTCGCGCAGCGTAAGCGCTGGGTCGTTTAGGGGCTGGCCTGTACTGTCTTGCCAACCGTTCTCAGAATGTTCAGCAAGGCGCATAAGCGCTGCCAAGCCTTCCAATGTTTGGCGCTGCTGGTCAGCTGGAAGAGCATCAAGTACGGTGCGGCGGAAGGCCTGGTGGCCCGAGGTTCTGCCGGCGGGATTGATGCCGCCCATGCCGACAATCACCGGTAAGTGTGACAAGCCGGGTTCCTCGTGGTGCGGTGGTTGTTAGTAACAGTTATTGGCAAATGCACAACCGAAAAGCTGTTCATTCACACTTAATAAGTAGCTCGAGAGTGATCATAGCACCGGGCGTGCAACGGCGTCATGCCGGACGCGCCGGAGACTGCTAGAATCACGCCTTTTCCAGCAGGGGGTGGCATGCAGCATAATTCGCGACCGGTAGTTTCTAATCAGCCAGGCCCGCATCACGATTTGACTCGTCGAGTGGCCCGTGCGCTGGCGAACCCGCTGCGCAAACCCATTGCAGCCCATACCCAGCAAGCGTTTGAAGAGGTTCAAGCCTGGTATCAACAGCGTCAAGCGCCGCTGATTTTAGACGCAGGCTGCGGTGTCGGGTTATCCACCCGCCGTTTGGCTGAACGCTTTCCCCAGCATGCTGTTATTGGTGTTGACCGTAGCGAGGATCGCCTAGGGCGTGACCACGGTGACTTGCCCGCTAATGCGCGGTTGGTGCGGGCGGATTTAGTCGACTTTTGGCGCTTGGCCGAGCGGGCAGGTTGGGCGCCTGAGCGCCACTACCTGCTTTATC
Protein-coding regions in this window:
- a CDS encoding SAM-dependent methyltransferase, with protein sequence MQHNSRPVVSNQPGPHHDLTRRVARALANPLRKPIAAHTQQAFEEVQAWYQQRQAPLILDAGCGVGLSTRRLAERFPQHAVIGVDRSEDRLGRDHGDLPANARLVRADLVDFWRLAERAGWAPERHYLLYPNPYPKAAHLKMRWHGHPVLPTLLALGGALEVRSNWPLYVEEFALAVAQVTGRQAAVSVFSPNGDYLTPFEAKYDQSGQALWRLCIELERT